The following coding sequences are from one Candidatus Nitrosopumilus sp. SW window:
- a CDS encoding PEP-utilizing enzyme, which produces MNKTSPLFTTKVNTLKFLQNKLSKSRIEPFVDFTISDWTNNQNKLLDYISTKFKNKKIIIRSSAEGEDSFEKSEAGSFLSILDVFPTDKNNVKNAINSVIRSYLEKNNSKETNQIFAQKQTTNIKLSGVIFTKTGNKGSPYYLINYDLGSSTTSVTSGKHTKSIAIFRKKPLNSLPKTWKNLLTAIKEIETITKSSQLDIEFGIDKNDKIIIFQVRPITFIEKTSIPNIERLVGKAILKCKKQFSTMKFSKNIAGKKMIFSDMADWNPSEIIGPNPNLLDYSLYDYLIMKKSWHQGRKLLGYQDVNPCPLMKKFGNKPYVDIQASFNSLIPDNIPKKLRKKLMNFYISKLQLHPELHDKVEFEILFTCYDFSLSKRLSELKNSKFEQKEIEQIKNKLIDFTNDIIINFSKIKKKAELDYSTMIQNRTEILKTVNNSKDYGKLLDAAVRLLRDCRLYGTAHFSSIARTAFIASILLKSLVKNGSISSSEYEIFLESIQSPLTNLRKDFSLYSREKISLKQLMEKYGHLRSGTYDITAPRYDENPELISNFHFIKYPNSNKKFIEPKLSKTFSKHGLKFNPSEFFSFAKSSISMREHIKFEFTRNLSDALELIAKSGQILGFSREDISNLNFESILSYKKLTKRELEKKWKEKILIQKNNKTITDFIQLPPIINSDENFEMFSYFASKPNFITRKKITSNIIVLDKKISSYDVSKKIVVIENADPGFDWIFMNDITGLITKYGGVASHMAIRCAELGIPAAIGCGEILYETLLESSKIILDCDQKQIIIIKTKNNNEFLEEKKVLKSLGYIK; this is translated from the coding sequence ATGAACAAAACATCTCCACTTTTTACAACCAAAGTTAACACCTTAAAATTTCTACAAAACAAATTATCTAAATCTAGAATTGAACCATTTGTTGATTTTACAATTTCAGATTGGACTAATAATCAAAATAAACTACTTGATTATATTTCTACAAAATTTAAAAACAAAAAAATAATTATTAGAAGTTCTGCTGAAGGAGAAGATTCTTTTGAAAAATCTGAAGCAGGAAGTTTTCTCAGCATATTAGATGTTTTTCCAACTGATAAAAATAATGTTAAAAATGCAATAAACTCAGTAATTCGTTCATATCTGGAAAAAAACAATTCTAAAGAAACAAATCAAATTTTTGCACAAAAGCAAACAACAAATATTAAATTAAGTGGAGTCATTTTTACAAAAACAGGTAATAAAGGCTCCCCATATTATTTGATAAATTATGATTTAGGTTCTTCAACAACATCTGTAACTTCAGGTAAACATACAAAAAGTATAGCAATTTTCAGAAAAAAACCCTTAAATTCATTACCCAAAACTTGGAAAAATTTACTAACTGCAATAAAAGAAATTGAAACAATTACCAAATCTTCACAACTTGATATCGAATTTGGAATTGATAAAAATGATAAAATAATAATTTTTCAAGTTAGACCAATTACATTTATTGAAAAAACTTCCATTCCTAATATTGAAAGATTGGTTGGAAAAGCCATTTTAAAATGTAAAAAACAGTTTTCAACTATGAAATTTTCAAAAAATATTGCTGGAAAAAAGATGATTTTTTCAGACATGGCAGATTGGAATCCTTCAGAAATTATTGGACCTAATCCAAATCTATTAGATTATTCTCTTTATGATTATCTTATAATGAAAAAATCATGGCATCAGGGACGAAAACTATTGGGATATCAAGATGTCAATCCATGCCCACTTATGAAAAAATTTGGAAACAAACCCTATGTCGATATACAAGCAAGTTTCAATTCACTAATTCCAGATAATATCCCAAAAAAGCTCAGAAAGAAATTGATGAATTTTTACATATCAAAATTACAACTTCATCCAGAACTACATGATAAAGTTGAATTCGAAATTTTGTTTACTTGTTATGATTTTTCACTTTCAAAGAGATTATCAGAATTAAAAAATTCTAAATTTGAACAAAAAGAGATTGAACAAATAAAAAATAAATTGATAGATTTTACAAATGATATTATAATCAATTTTTCAAAAATAAAGAAAAAAGCAGAACTAGATTATTCTACAATGATTCAAAATAGAACAGAAATTCTCAAAACGGTAAACAATTCTAAGGATTATGGTAAACTGTTGGATGCAGCAGTTAGACTATTGAGAGATTGTAGATTATATGGCACCGCGCATTTTTCATCTATTGCCAGAACCGCCTTTATTGCATCCATCTTGTTAAAAAGTCTGGTAAAAAATGGATCAATTTCATCTTCAGAATATGAAATTTTCTTGGAGTCGATCCAATCACCATTAACAAATTTACGAAAAGATTTTTCGCTTTACTCTCGAGAAAAAATCTCATTAAAGCAACTTATGGAAAAATATGGTCATTTGAGATCAGGAACATATGATATTACTGCACCAAGATATGATGAGAATCCTGAATTAATTTCAAATTTTCACTTCATAAAATATCCAAATTCAAATAAAAAATTTATTGAACCTAAATTGTCAAAAACATTTTCAAAACATGGATTAAAGTTCAACCCTTCAGAATTTTTTTCTTTTGCAAAATCTTCTATCTCAATGAGAGAACACATCAAATTTGAATTCACACGTAATCTAAGTGATGCATTAGAATTAATTGCAAAATCTGGACAAATTTTAGGATTCTCAAGAGAAGATATTTCTAATTTAAATTTTGAATCAATACTGTCTTATAAAAAATTAACAAAGCGTGAATTAGAAAAAAAATGGAAAGAGAAAATACTTATTCAAAAAAATAACAAAACTATAACAGATTTTATACAACTTCCGCCAATTATTAATTCTGATGAGAATTTTGAAATGTTTTCTTATTTTGCTTCAAAGCCAAATTTTATTACAAGAAAAAAGATTACCTCAAACATTATTGTTTTAGATAAAAAAATTTCATCTTATGATGTCTCAAAAAAAATTGTTGTAATTGAAAATGCAGATCCAGGTTTTGATTGGATATTTATGAATGACATTACAGGTCTGATAACAAAATATGGTGGTGTTGCATCCCATATGGCAATTAGGTGTGCAGAATTAGGAATTCCTGCAGCTATAGGATGTGGAGAAATTTTGTATGAGACCCTTCTTGAAAGTAGCAAAATAATACTTGATTGTGATCAAAAACAGATTATCATTATAAAAACCAAGAATAATAACGAATTTTTAGAAGAAAAAAAAGTTCTAAAATCATTAGGATATATCAAATAG
- a CDS encoding lipopolysaccharide biosynthesis protein, protein MVFDKIKNFSGLKDLSSLGAANVIGSGISAIFWFYVASLLGEEKYGEVSYLLAIGIIAGVFSSIGSGYTTTVYTAKKVNIVPVLSVLSITISLVSAVVIYLILENIAVSLYVIGYVIFNIVQAELLGEKKYQKYSKIAILQKFLLVSFAIPIYFVMDTFGIILGLALSFFPFLFILIQKIQQNKVDFSVIKPRIGFMMNSYGVDITKSLAGNIDKLIIAPMLGFAILGNYQLGLQFLMLLSILPSIVLQYTLPQDASGSFKPQLKKITVLISVIFGVIGIILSPIIVPYFFPQYVEAVIIIQIISIAIIPRSISSMFISKFLGIEKSKFVIIGIILYLATQIPLIFLLGDLFSVYGIAAALVIAETIQAGFFLSINRIQGNYENN, encoded by the coding sequence ATGGTATTTGATAAAATTAAAAATTTTTCAGGACTAAAAGATCTTTCATCCTTAGGTGCAGCAAATGTAATAGGAAGTGGCATTTCAGCAATTTTTTGGTTTTATGTTGCTTCATTATTAGGTGAAGAAAAATACGGAGAAGTGAGTTATTTACTAGCAATTGGAATTATTGCTGGAGTTTTCTCTTCAATTGGTTCTGGTTATACAACCACCGTTTATACTGCCAAGAAAGTAAACATAGTTCCTGTATTATCTGTTCTTTCCATTACAATCAGTTTAGTTAGTGCAGTTGTTATTTATTTAATTCTAGAAAATATTGCAGTAAGTCTTTATGTTATAGGCTATGTAATTTTTAATATCGTTCAGGCAGAATTGCTTGGTGAAAAAAAATATCAAAAATATTCTAAAATTGCAATTTTACAAAAATTCCTTCTTGTATCGTTTGCAATACCGATTTATTTTGTAATGGATACATTTGGAATTATTCTAGGATTAGCATTATCCTTTTTCCCATTTCTTTTTATTTTAATTCAAAAAATACAGCAAAACAAAGTTGACTTTTCAGTAATAAAACCTAGAATTGGATTTATGATGAATAGTTATGGTGTAGATATAACAAAATCACTTGCAGGAAATATTGATAAATTAATTATTGCACCTATGTTGGGATTTGCAATATTAGGAAATTATCAATTAGGACTTCAATTTTTGATGTTGTTATCAATACTTCCAAGTATCGTTCTTCAATATACATTGCCTCAAGACGCTAGTGGATCCTTTAAACCACAATTAAAAAAAATTACTGTATTAATTAGTGTAATATTTGGAGTCATTGGAATTATTCTTTCTCCAATAATTGTACCATATTTCTTCCCACAATATGTTGAGGCTGTAATAATAATTCAGATAATTAGTATTGCCATAATTCCTAGATCTATTAGTTCAATGTTTATTTCAAAATTTTTAGGAATTGAAAAAAGCAAATTTGTAATTATAGGTATAATCCTTTATCTTGCTACTCAAATACCATTGATTTTCCTTTTAGGAGATCTTTTTAGCGTCTATGGTATTGCTGCTGCTCTAGTTATCGCAGAAACTATCCAAGCAGGATTTTTCCTGTCAATTAATAGAATTCAAGGCAATTATGAAAATAATTAA
- a CDS encoding TylF/MycF/NovP-related O-methyltransferase, producing the protein MVISKLVIIILKKSEPIYHSLRKKYFKFLPTSPLGSVPLIKKQLFRLKTKVIASNFDPEIQKLLEWYNLNHYDLRDSQEAIDVACFCKFILDTEDIEGDILELGAEYGGFSTVLGHFLKQIKSKRKVISCDTFYGYPYEDIELKATVGEKRVGRYKDLNFEDVQNRIKKYDVVDKVELIQGKFEDTLNQKLSDRKFSIVFIDCNIYKSTKISLEFSYPRLSNNGLVLFDEYEDTNNPYSGETIATNEFCEEHDLKIDMTLIPHIRKI; encoded by the coding sequence ATGGTGATTTCCAAACTAGTTATTATCATATTAAAAAAATCTGAACCCATTTACCATTCTCTAAGAAAAAAATACTTCAAATTTCTTCCCACAAGCCCACTAGGATCAGTACCGTTAATCAAAAAACAACTGTTCCGACTCAAAACAAAAGTAATAGCGTCAAATTTTGATCCTGAAATTCAAAAACTGTTGGAATGGTACAACCTGAATCATTATGATTTGAGGGACTCACAGGAGGCAATTGATGTTGCATGTTTTTGTAAATTCATTTTAGATACTGAAGATATTGAGGGGGATATTTTAGAACTTGGTGCAGAATATGGTGGATTTAGTACAGTGTTGGGGCATTTTTTAAAACAAATAAAATCAAAACGGAAAGTAATATCATGTGATACTTTTTACGGTTATCCATATGAAGATATAGAACTAAAGGCAACTGTTGGAGAAAAAAGAGTTGGTAGATACAAGGATCTTAACTTTGAGGACGTACAAAATAGAATAAAAAAATATGATGTTGTTGACAAGGTTGAATTAATTCAAGGAAAGTTTGAAGATACACTTAACCAAAAATTGTCAGATAGAAAATTTTCGATTGTCTTTATTGATTGTAATATATACAAAAGTACAAAGATCAGTTTAGAGTTTTCATATCCAAGATTAAGTAATAATGGATTGGTGTTATTTGATGAGTATGAAGATACGAATAATCCTTACTCCGGTGAAACAATAGCGACCAATGAATTTTGTGAGGAACATGACTTGAAAATAGATATGACTTTAATTCCACATATAAGAAAAATTTAG
- a CDS encoding glycosyltransferase family 2 protein, with translation MKISDENLTVPQLVIFIHPCVSTDMNLKIAIGIPAFNEEKNIGRIISALEEFDYEIIVCDDGSLDQTGNIAEKMGAIVVKHEKNKGYGAAIRSIFTKAKTIDSDILITFDGDGQHNVSEIKDVLEPLISKKADIVIGSRFLGEGENKIPKYRKIGIKAITKVSSLSQNLNIKDTQSGFRGYNRKALDEINVTENGMGISTEILMKASKKDLKIIEVPIIINYEGETSTHNPASHGISVIISTMKFTALDHPLKFYGIPGTIFLIIGLFFIVWTLHEFSLHRVIITNIALIAAGTTIIGIIFLLTSIILYSMVSLIREQK, from the coding sequence TTGAAAATTTCTGACGAAAATTTGACAGTTCCACAACTAGTAATATTTATTCACCCATGTGTTAGTACTGATATGAATTTGAAAATTGCTATAGGAATACCAGCATTTAATGAGGAAAAAAATATTGGGAGAATAATTTCAGCATTGGAAGAATTTGATTATGAAATAATAGTTTGTGATGATGGATCTTTGGATCAAACAGGAAATATCGCTGAAAAGATGGGCGCAATTGTAGTAAAACATGAAAAAAATAAAGGATATGGTGCGGCCATAAGAAGTATCTTCACTAAAGCAAAAACAATTGATAGTGATATCTTGATTACATTTGATGGAGACGGACAACATAATGTATCAGAAATTAAAGATGTGTTAGAACCATTAATTTCAAAAAAAGCTGACATTGTGATTGGCTCAAGATTTTTGGGCGAAGGAGAAAATAAAATTCCAAAATATAGAAAAATTGGAATAAAAGCTATAACGAAAGTTTCGTCATTATCACAAAATTTAAACATTAAAGATACTCAAAGTGGGTTCCGTGGGTATAACAGAAAAGCTTTAGATGAAATTAACGTTACAGAAAATGGAATGGGAATTTCAACTGAAATTCTTATGAAAGCATCGAAAAAAGATCTTAAAATTATTGAGGTTCCAATTATTATAAATTATGAAGGAGAAACATCTACACACAATCCTGCAAGTCATGGCATATCAGTAATTATTAGCACAATGAAATTTACAGCACTAGATCATCCTCTAAAATTTTATGGGATTCCAGGAACAATTTTTTTGATTATAGGTTTATTTTTTATAGTTTGGACATTACATGAATTTTCATTACATAGAGTGATTATCACAAACATAGCACTAATTGCAGCTGGGACAACAATTATAGGCATAATTTTCTTGTTGACATCGATAATTTTGTATTCAATGGTTAGTTTGATAAGAGAGCAGAAATGA
- a CDS encoding glycosyltransferase family 39 protein, which translates to MSKKNNSENGIAQDFKKNNFTKYQWAVVITAISITGFFLRMYYSPFEIPIILDGLLFFWYANDISILGTLPLDYSPANNGWPIFLSLFFHVLDSNNFMDYMVIQRLVSIILSVLTIIPIYYLGRKFFSQKYAFVGSAIFAFEPRIIQNSFLGVSESLFILLVTVSIVCFLSKRKEIVFLSFPIISLATIVRSEAIVMIIPFTVMYIIKFKNSKKAVLQTPILIFVFILIILPISTYKVEVNGSDGILSRIPDLNLDASKSITIQKESQTEELQNIFTLIGLASIPIFIFLVPYGFFRIFQKKKFESVEIMVILFFLSIPAIYSISFLPDTKYLYVLYPILCIISIFSIKKFSQYFSHKNLVIVVILSLILISSISFLEIKKTDKQHIVEVLEIAEIISGNTKITNQFPPESGYLPILGMKELEEFPILRSEFVNSGDNMKYCFNIHNCDYFVGIMQDEKLGIKEFLIKYEQQGISHLVVDDKEERRAKFIEKIFQNENEFKYLTKIYDSKEHNFEYNVKIFEIDYEEFKEGLR; encoded by the coding sequence TTGTCTAAAAAAAATAATTCAGAAAATGGAATAGCACAAGATTTTAAAAAAAATAATTTTACAAAATATCAGTGGGCTGTGGTCATAACAGCTATATCTATAACAGGATTTTTTCTCAGAATGTATTATTCACCATTTGAAATTCCAATTATATTAGATGGGCTTTTATTTTTTTGGTATGCAAATGATATTTCAATTTTAGGAACATTACCATTAGACTATTCTCCAGCAAATAATGGATGGCCAATATTTTTATCATTATTTTTCCATGTATTAGATTCAAATAATTTTATGGATTATATGGTAATACAAAGACTTGTTAGTATAATATTATCAGTTTTAACAATAATTCCAATTTATTACCTTGGAAGAAAATTTTTTTCACAAAAATATGCTTTTGTAGGTTCTGCAATATTTGCATTTGAACCTAGAATTATTCAAAATTCATTTCTAGGAGTTTCAGAGTCATTATTCATTCTTTTAGTAACTGTATCAATTGTATGTTTTTTATCTAAACGAAAAGAGATAGTTTTTCTTTCTTTTCCAATCATATCACTTGCTACAATAGTACGTTCCGAAGCAATTGTCATGATAATTCCTTTTACAGTTATGTATATCATTAAATTCAAAAATTCAAAAAAAGCAGTATTACAGACTCCCATTCTGATATTTGTTTTTATTTTGATAATATTGCCTATTTCAACCTACAAAGTAGAAGTAAATGGCAGTGATGGAATATTATCAAGAATTCCAGATTTGAATTTAGATGCAAGTAAATCAATAACAATACAAAAAGAATCTCAAACAGAAGAACTACAAAATATCTTTACTTTAATTGGATTGGCATCTATTCCAATTTTTATATTTCTTGTACCATATGGATTTTTTAGAATTTTTCAAAAGAAAAAATTTGAGAGTGTTGAAATCATGGTAATTTTGTTTTTTCTCTCGATCCCTGCAATTTATTCAATTTCATTTTTACCAGATACAAAATATTTGTACGTACTTTATCCTATTTTATGTATAATTTCAATATTTTCGATCAAGAAATTTTCTCAATATTTTTCACACAAAAATTTAGTGATAGTAGTTATTCTAAGTCTTATTTTAATTTCTTCAATTTCTTTTCTAGAAATAAAAAAGACGGATAAACAACATATAGTAGAAGTTTTAGAAATTGCAGAAATTATTTCAGGAAATACAAAAATAACTAATCAGTTTCCTCCAGAATCAGGATATTTACCAATTTTAGGTATGAAAGAATTAGAAGAATTTCCAATTTTAAGAAGTGAGTTTGTAAATAGCGGAGACAATATGAAATATTGTTTTAATATTCATAATTGTGACTATTTTGTCGGAATAATGCAGGATGAAAAGCTTGGAATAAAAGAATTTTTAATTAAATATGAACAACAGGGAATAAGTCACCTTGTAGTTGACGATAAAGAGGAAAGAAGGGCAAAATTCATAGAAAAAATTTTTCAAAATGAGAATGAATTTAAATATTTAACAAAAATTTATGATTCTAAAGAACATAATTTTGAATATAATGTAAAAATTTTTGAGATAGATTATGAAGAATTCAAAGAGGGTTTAAGATAG